In a genomic window of Natranaerovirga pectinivora:
- a CDS encoding geobacillin-26 family protein (This protein is homologous to geobacillin 26, a large bacteriocin (245 amino acids) that was found in the thermophile Geobacillus sp. 15, and that has an unknown mechanism of action.) has product MNIKRYKKNIISFAFIIILSLNMTFAVSGQTKDTNYNTIILQDDEQVRIAQANDDNMIYTTTFNKIDNWVQTIATDIYTGEQFKGDIVFIQIPEQEFVVGIRASLKENTFTNYEYTKTYGTTNKWELRRPRSNIFNYYYFKTDETTANSSDLSRFKSYVDSINTLEGQIIMDMGLSGLSIVVSAAAGAGAIFTGGTLSTAAWASIVASAGAHSKLVSTCMSYDTACKNAYDAYWTVYYKSDVYF; this is encoded by the coding sequence ATGAATATTAAACGTTACAAAAAAAACATAATAAGCTTTGCTTTCATTATTATTTTATCATTAAATATGACATTTGCAGTATCTGGACAAACAAAAGACACTAATTATAACACAATTATTCTACAAGATGATGAACAAGTTAGAATTGCTCAAGCAAATGATGATAACATGATCTACACAACTACCTTTAATAAAATTGATAATTGGGTACAAACAATTGCCACAGATATTTATACAGGTGAACAATTTAAAGGTGATATTGTTTTCATCCAAATACCAGAACAAGAATTTGTTGTAGGTATAAGAGCATCGTTAAAAGAAAACACATTTACTAACTATGAATACACAAAAACGTATGGAACTACTAATAAGTGGGAATTAAGGAGACCAAGAAGTAATATCTTTAATTACTATTATTTCAAAACAGATGAAACTACCGCGAATTCATCAGATTTAAGTAGATTTAAATCTTATGTTGATTCAATTAATACTTTAGAAGGACAAATAATAATGGATATGGGATTGTCTGGTCTTTCTATAGTAGTTTCTGCTGCTGCTGGTGCTGGCGCAATTTTTACTGGTGGAACTTTGAGTACTGCTGCCTGGGCATCGATAGTAGCTTCCGCAGGTGCTCATTCAAAACTTGTATCTACATGTATGAGTTATGACACTGCGTGTAAAAATGCGTACGATGCATATTGGACTGTATACTATAAATCAGATGTATACTTTTAA